In Paenibacillus phoenicis, one genomic interval encodes:
- a CDS encoding putative holin-like toxin, which translates to MEVKDALSLMIQFGALLIALIGLVITIVATSNQNKKK; encoded by the coding sequence GTGGAGGTTAAAGACGCACTGTCTCTGATGATCCAATTCGGAGCGCTATTAATAGCACTCATCGGTTTGGTCATTACGATCGTAGCTACGTCAAACCAAAACAAAAAGAAATAG
- a CDS encoding phage tail protein, producing MATNTPNLNLLKKDPIADGNETFNIQTMLNDNWDKIDAAIGDVREELQDIDIPPASLTEAGIVRLSNSTSGTRENVAATEMAVKTAYDVAAAAETKAEQAFQFGNERKQEIVDALIALGISASTTESWNSLISKLAVIIKATGNATSADVLTGRTFSNDNGNNMTGTMPNRGAVTSTITTQNGEYTIPAGYHNGSGKVTASFANLVAGNVKYGVNIGGVTGSLKDASNIMIVEHAPSITQSDVEYNRVIDFSVGYTPIAWSGAAVYLQYPSGSQYYTSYDMRSAKNLTPELYCRGTNRDIYITGTINWTGSGYRATYRVSGINGRVDLSNGSCIVRIYWACAV from the coding sequence TTGGCAACTAACACACCGAATCTCAATTTGCTTAAGAAAGATCCTATAGCCGACGGAAACGAAACCTTTAATATTCAAACAATGTTGAATGATAACTGGGATAAGATTGATGCGGCCATAGGAGATGTAAGGGAGGAGTTGCAGGACATCGATATTCCTCCGGCCTCATTGACCGAGGCAGGTATTGTGCGTCTCTCAAACTCCACCAGTGGAACTCGGGAAAACGTCGCTGCAACTGAAATGGCGGTGAAAACGGCATATGATGTTGCTGCTGCAGCAGAAACCAAGGCAGAACAGGCTTTTCAGTTTGGCAATGAGCGTAAGCAGGAAATTGTGGACGCCCTCATTGCTTTGGGAATATCGGCGTCCACGACAGAGAGTTGGAATTCGCTGATTAGTAAATTAGCGGTGATCATTAAAGCGACGGGTAACGCCACTTCAGCCGATGTATTGACTGGCAGGACTTTTAGCAACGACAACGGCAATAACATGACTGGAACTATGCCAAACCGTGGCGCGGTGACAAGTACGATTACCACTCAAAATGGGGAGTACACAATACCTGCCGGATATCATAATGGGAGCGGGAAGGTGACGGCGAGTTTTGCTAATTTAGTAGCGGGTAATGTTAAGTACGGAGTAAATATTGGCGGGGTGACAGGCTCCTTAAAAGATGCATCTAATATTATGATTGTGGAACATGCCCCGAGCATTACTCAGTCTGATGTAGAATACAATCGAGTTATTGACTTCTCGGTTGGATATACTCCTATTGCTTGGTCTGGAGCAGCGGTCTACCTTCAATATCCAAGCGGATCACAGTATTATACATCTTATGATATGAGATCAGCGAAAAATTTAACGCCTGAGTTATATTGTCGTGGTACAAACCGAGATATATATATAACTGGAACGATTAACTGGACGGGGAGTGGATATAGGGCTACGTATAGAGTCAGTGGAATAAATGGTAGGGTTGATCTTAGTAATGGCTCTTGTATCGTTAGAATATATTGGGCGTGTGCTGTGTAA
- a CDS encoding amidohydrolase/deacetylase family metallohydrolase, with protein MKERVVYRHLKRVNGEEIDIVIEDGIIAEITGAGQARGDREWDGTDLYVSSGWIDMHVHAFPEFDPYGDEIDEIGVKQGVTTIVDAGSCGADRIGDLVASGKRAETNLLAFLNISRIGLKRIDELSELAWIDRELLKAALADYRDSIVGLKARISQSVVRENGVTPLRISRELSLETGMPLMVHIGSAPPDIREVIPLLQRKDIITHYLNGKANNLFDEAGEPLPVLTEAIGRGVHLDVGHGTASFSFRVAEAAKRQGIHPDTISTDIYRGNRLNGPVYSMANVLSKFLYLGYPLEEVIAAVTTRAAQWLGREELGRIQVGDPAHLTLFAVKEEPVELVDSEGERRVSNRRIEAKGVIVHGKFIECKVRA; from the coding sequence ATGAAGGAAAGAGTCGTTTACCGCCATCTCAAAAGAGTTAACGGGGAAGAGATCGACATCGTTATCGAGGACGGCATCATCGCTGAGATCACTGGAGCCGGTCAGGCTCGCGGCGATCGGGAATGGGATGGGACCGACCTATACGTGTCCAGCGGTTGGATCGATATGCATGTCCACGCGTTTCCGGAATTCGACCCGTATGGCGATGAAATTGATGAGATCGGCGTGAAGCAAGGCGTCACGACGATCGTGGACGCTGGCAGCTGCGGCGCGGACCGGATTGGCGATCTTGTGGCCAGCGGCAAGCGGGCGGAGACCAATTTGCTGGCTTTTTTGAACATCTCGCGGATCGGTCTGAAACGCATCGACGAGCTGTCTGAATTAGCTTGGATCGACCGTGAGCTCCTGAAGGCCGCGCTCGCCGATTATCGCGACTCCATCGTTGGCCTGAAAGCGCGAATCAGCCAAAGCGTAGTCCGCGAAAACGGGGTCACTCCGCTGCGCATCTCGCGGGAGCTGTCGCTTGAGACAGGAATGCCGCTTATGGTGCATATCGGATCGGCGCCGCCCGATATCAGGGAGGTCATTCCGCTGTTGCAACGAAAAGATATCATTACCCATTATCTCAACGGTAAAGCGAACAATTTGTTTGACGAAGCGGGCGAACCGCTCCCGGTGTTAACCGAGGCGATCGGCCGAGGGGTGCATCTTGATGTGGGCCATGGCACGGCGAGCTTCTCGTTTCGGGTGGCCGAGGCGGCGAAGCGACAAGGGATCCACCCCGACACGATCAGCACCGACATCTACCGGGGGAACCGGCTGAACGGTCCGGTGTACAGTATGGCCAATGTGTTAAGCAAATTCCTCTATCTCGGTTATCCGCTTGAAGAAGTTATTGCTGCGGTAACCACTCGTGCCGCACAATGGCTGGGCCGAGAAGAGCTTGGCCGTATACAGGTCGGGGACCCGGCCCATTTAACGTTGTTTGCCGTTAAGGAAGAACCTGTGGAACTCGTTGATTCGGAAGGAGAACGGCGCGTCTCGAACCGCCGTATCGAAGCTAAAGGAGTGATCGTCCATGGAAAATTCATTGAATGCAAAGTACGGGCTTAA
- the dagF gene encoding 2-dehydro-3-deoxy-phosphogluconate aldolase produces MSQIAKRFYKNRVALNVLAKDIANAKAVFEAAEGHVLVGVLSKDYPTVEEAVTAMQAYGREIDDAVSIGLGAGDNRQAAVVAEIAKRYAGSHINQVFPAVGATRANLGGQDSWINSLVSPTGQPGYVNISTGPASAAQEKPAIVPVEAAIALVRDMGGNALKYFPMQGLSREEELRAVAAACAKENFALEPTGGIDLDNFEPILRIALESGVPQVIPHVYTSIIDKETGYTRTEDVLQLTKIMKQLADAYA; encoded by the coding sequence ATGTCGCAAATCGCAAAACGTTTTTATAAAAATCGGGTAGCCCTCAACGTACTAGCTAAAGATATTGCGAACGCCAAGGCAGTGTTCGAAGCCGCGGAAGGTCATGTTCTCGTTGGGGTCCTTTCGAAGGACTACCCTACCGTTGAGGAAGCCGTAACAGCGATGCAAGCATACGGCCGGGAAATCGACGATGCGGTGTCGATTGGCCTTGGCGCCGGCGATAATCGCCAAGCGGCAGTTGTTGCAGAGATCGCCAAGCGTTATGCCGGCAGCCACATCAATCAGGTGTTCCCGGCTGTTGGGGCGACCCGGGCGAATCTTGGCGGGCAAGACAGCTGGATCAACAGCCTGGTATCCCCGACAGGGCAACCGGGATACGTGAACATCTCCACCGGCCCGGCCAGCGCCGCCCAGGAGAAGCCGGCGATCGTTCCGGTTGAAGCGGCGATCGCGCTGGTGCGTGATATGGGCGGCAACGCGCTCAAATATTTCCCGATGCAAGGCTTAAGCCGCGAAGAAGAGCTTCGCGCGGTGGCGGCTGCTTGTGCGAAGGAAAATTTTGCGCTGGAGCCGACCGGTGGAATCGACCTGGACAATTTCGAGCCGATCCTGCGCATTGCCTTGGAATCCGGCGTACCGCAGGTCATTCCGCACGTATATACCTCGATCATCGACAAGGAGACCGGTTACACCCGCACCGAAGACGTGCTGCAGCTGACCAAAATCATGAAACAGCTGGCGGATGCTTATGCCTAA
- a CDS encoding YmfQ family protein, with amino-acid sequence MSEPMRWEKGEALRASTKESLLTSPRGREMFSYLPGYYETSRVMQADMNAKGAEMDLLFAALDETFQQFFVRTATWGLDRWESELGIATDLSKSLDQRRAVVESKLSGSGKFSGRLVKNVAEAYDRGRVEVSFQPGEWRFTVKFVDTVGIPPNLDDLKAAIEELKPAHLKMEFEFNYMLIRDVHGVLTLHELEQIPLNKFAGGDPVGN; translated from the coding sequence ATGAGTGAACCGATGCGGTGGGAGAAGGGAGAAGCTTTACGTGCGAGTACGAAGGAGTCTTTGCTGACCAGCCCCCGAGGGCGTGAGATGTTCTCCTATCTTCCGGGCTATTACGAGACTTCCCGGGTTATGCAGGCGGATATGAACGCCAAAGGTGCGGAGATGGACCTGCTGTTCGCGGCGCTGGACGAGACTTTTCAGCAGTTCTTTGTGCGCACGGCGACTTGGGGCCTGGACCGCTGGGAGAGCGAGCTTGGTATCGCGACTGACTTAAGTAAATCGCTGGACCAACGCCGTGCCGTCGTCGAATCCAAGCTGAGTGGCAGCGGGAAGTTCTCCGGGCGATTGGTGAAAAATGTGGCCGAGGCGTATGACCGGGGAAGGGTGGAGGTTTCTTTTCAGCCGGGGGAGTGGAGGTTTACGGTGAAGTTTGTGGATACCGTGGGCATTCCGCCGAACCTGGATGATCTGAAAGCGGCCATTGAGGAGTTGAAGCCAGCACATTTAAAAATGGAGTTTGAGTTTAACTACATGTTGATTCGTGATGTTCACGGAGTATTGACGCTTCATGAACTGGAACAAATCCCATTAAACAAATTTGCAGGAGGTGATCCGGTTGGCAACTAA
- a CDS encoding baseplate J/gp47 family protein, whose translation MAELPLYLQDQTEERIMQRMLERVPSDMDKSEGSFIWDAEAPVAFMLAEAATWAQQLLARGFASTTYGEYLDLRAAEHGVTRRPAVAATGMVQFTGEPGKTVPAGTIVATPADEYSAEASMEYETTAAVTLDENGVGTAPIRALVPGRAGVVPAGVIQVMATPVSGLTAVTNPEATRGGADIESDELLLERFFSQVRNQGTSGNKAQYLKWAGEVPGVGGAQVEPLWQGPGTVGIYLLDADKRAANEEIVAAAQAYIDPTQDGQGEGVAPAGAIVTVMAAEEVPIDIRVKLTLASGVTMDEVKKKIEDGVRAYLKQLAFVDPLVRFTRIAAILLDIPPIIDYAELTVNGNADTNLEIYTGQVAVLGTVDVYE comes from the coding sequence ATGGCGGAATTACCGCTTTATTTGCAGGATCAGACGGAAGAGCGGATTATGCAGCGAATGCTGGAACGAGTGCCTTCGGATATGGATAAGTCCGAGGGTTCTTTTATTTGGGATGCGGAAGCGCCGGTGGCCTTCATGTTGGCGGAGGCTGCGACGTGGGCGCAACAACTGCTGGCCCGGGGATTTGCGAGCACGACGTATGGGGAGTATCTCGATCTCCGGGCGGCGGAGCATGGCGTTACACGGCGGCCTGCGGTGGCAGCGACTGGTATGGTGCAGTTTACTGGGGAGCCGGGGAAGACAGTTCCTGCGGGGACGATTGTGGCGACGCCGGCGGATGAGTATTCGGCGGAGGCGTCGATGGAATATGAAACGACGGCAGCCGTGACGTTGGATGAGAACGGAGTGGGGACGGCCCCAATTCGAGCGTTGGTTCCTGGCCGAGCGGGGGTTGTACCGGCGGGCGTCATCCAGGTGATGGCTACGCCCGTTAGTGGTTTGACGGCGGTTACGAACCCGGAGGCTACGCGGGGTGGAGCCGACATCGAGTCGGATGAGTTGCTGTTGGAGCGTTTTTTTTCACAGGTACGTAATCAGGGGACAAGTGGAAACAAGGCGCAATATTTGAAGTGGGCCGGTGAAGTGCCTGGCGTGGGCGGAGCACAGGTGGAACCGTTGTGGCAAGGTCCTGGCACGGTGGGTATCTACTTGCTGGATGCGGACAAGCGGGCGGCGAACGAGGAGATCGTTGCGGCGGCACAGGCATATATTGATCCGACGCAGGATGGGCAAGGCGAAGGTGTGGCACCTGCGGGAGCGATTGTTACGGTGATGGCTGCCGAGGAGGTGCCGATCGATATTCGCGTGAAGCTGACGCTGGCCAGCGGCGTGACAATGGATGAAGTGAAGAAAAAAATCGAGGATGGCGTGCGGGCGTATTTAAAGCAGCTGGCTTTTGTTGACCCGTTGGTTCGGTTTACGCGGATCGCTGCGATTCTGCTGGACATTCCGCCGATCATCGACTATGCCGAGTTGACGGTGAATGGCAACGCAGACACCAATCTGGAGATCTATACGGGCCAGGTTGCCGTATTGGGGACGGTGGATGTGTATGAGTGA
- a CDS encoding peptidoglycan recognition protein family protein, giving the protein MDTQKYRIERRYIAKRPNVRPGARLTTGTPEFFVAHDTGNPGATADNHYAYFNSLKDRTASAHVFIDDTKILEIIPTGTGPDPAEKAWHVLYNVKTDNDLFGYDANDAAIGVEFCYGGRIKFTEAYKRYVWYLAYCCYKWNKNPYVFIPSHRQLDPARRQDPDKALATGGKTMNRLLDDISAELKTMRTPSPTSNSNTSFTPLPASIAQSLIDNYVSPAWFASRAKGDQVGMTHFHNLANNLRVASGIPLASSSTPGPLIPLPKSNAQEIIFRWLSPAWFKARDEGNMARAQHFHNLANYLRRAAGIPEQ; this is encoded by the coding sequence ATGGATACACAAAAGTACCGAATTGAAAGGCGATACATTGCAAAGCGGCCTAATGTCCGGCCAGGGGCGAGGTTGACGACGGGAACCCCGGAGTTTTTTGTGGCGCATGACACAGGGAATCCGGGGGCAACGGCGGACAACCACTATGCCTATTTCAACTCGCTGAAGGATCGCACGGCCTCGGCCCATGTGTTTATTGATGATACAAAAATCCTTGAAATTATCCCGACAGGTACCGGCCCCGATCCTGCGGAGAAAGCCTGGCACGTGCTGTACAACGTGAAGACGGACAATGATTTATTTGGCTATGATGCCAACGATGCGGCCATCGGGGTGGAATTTTGCTACGGCGGGCGCATAAAATTTACGGAAGCGTACAAGCGGTATGTCTGGTATTTGGCTTATTGCTGTTACAAATGGAACAAGAACCCTTACGTCTTTATTCCATCTCACAGGCAACTTGACCCGGCGCGAAGACAGGATCCCGACAAAGCTCTGGCTACAGGCGGGAAAACGATGAACCGATTGCTGGACGATATTTCAGCCGAACTCAAGACCATGCGTACGCCTAGCCCAACGTCAAACTCGAATACGTCGTTTACGCCATTGCCCGCTTCCATCGCCCAGTCGCTGATCGACAACTATGTTTCACCCGCATGGTTTGCTTCACGTGCCAAAGGGGATCAGGTTGGCATGACGCATTTTCACAATTTGGCGAACAATCTTCGGGTGGCCTCAGGGATTCCGCTAGCCTCTTCGTCCACCCCCGGCCCACTGATTCCGCTGCCAAAAAGCAATGCGCAGGAAATCATCTTCCGCTGGCTATCGCCGGCTTGGTTTAAGGCACGGGACGAAGGAAATATGGCACGGGCGCAGCATTTTCACAATCTGGCGAATTACCTGCGCCGGGCTGCGGGCATCCCGGAGCAATAA
- a CDS encoding DUF2634 domain-containing protein → MANLFPEAVADSWLVPGLDEQEAVADTVTFGRSWRFDFDAGEFVMTPTGKIAPADEIAAWKVWCEKAIRTPRYRHVIYSRAYGQEFEEVIGQGYSRAVQESEIRRIATETLMVDPRTLSVDGFVFDWREDGCRFTCRVKNVREDELIVEGSVT, encoded by the coding sequence ATGGCTAATCTTTTTCCGGAGGCGGTGGCGGATTCGTGGTTGGTTCCGGGACTGGACGAGCAGGAAGCGGTTGCGGATACGGTGACGTTTGGCCGGAGCTGGCGATTTGATTTTGATGCCGGGGAGTTCGTGATGACGCCTACGGGAAAAATCGCCCCTGCCGACGAGATCGCCGCCTGGAAGGTGTGGTGTGAAAAAGCGATCCGTACCCCGCGATATCGACATGTGATTTACTCCCGTGCGTATGGTCAGGAGTTTGAGGAGGTGATCGGCCAAGGCTATAGCCGGGCCGTTCAGGAAAGCGAAATCCGGCGGATCGCGACGGAGACGCTGATGGTGGACCCGCGGACGCTGAGCGTGGACGGGTTTGTTTTTGATTGGCGGGAGGATGGTTGTCGTTTTACGTGCCGAGTCAAAAACGTGAGGGAGGATGAGCTGATCGTGGAAGGGAGTGTGACGTGA
- a CDS encoding DgaE family pyridoxal phosphate-dependent ammonia lyase gives MENSLNAKYGLKRVINASGRMSILGVSAPSDTVMEAMKRGGQSYVEIADLVDKAGDYVAKHVGSEAAVVVNSASSGIALSVAAIVTQGDRRKSLRLHQEEIPRNEIIMLKGHNVQYGAPVETMVYLGGGKLVEVGYANEGRAEHIEDAIGDRTAAILYVKSHHAVQKNMISVEEAWEVAKRNQIPMIVDAAAEEDLQKYVKFSDLAIYSGSKAIEGPTSGIVAGKRTYIEWVKVQLHGIGRSMKVGKETTFGLLQALDEYAVKPDNSEREKEALQTLMPLSELPGIRVSIVQDEAGRAIYRARVQVDPQQAGMTAKEMVHALQTGEIAIYTRDYGVRQGYFDIDPRPLMGDDIQIIAAKIRELAGGR, from the coding sequence ATGGAAAATTCATTGAATGCAAAGTACGGGCTTAAGCGCGTGATCAACGCCAGCGGGCGGATGAGCATCCTTGGTGTATCCGCGCCAAGTGACACGGTGATGGAAGCGATGAAGCGCGGCGGCCAAAGCTACGTCGAAATCGCCGACCTCGTTGACAAGGCGGGAGACTATGTCGCCAAGCACGTGGGATCGGAGGCGGCGGTGGTCGTAAACTCGGCCTCCAGCGGCATCGCTTTGTCGGTAGCGGCGATTGTGACGCAGGGCGACCGGCGTAAAAGCTTACGTCTGCATCAGGAGGAAATCCCCCGTAACGAAATCATTATGCTGAAGGGCCACAACGTGCAGTACGGCGCTCCCGTGGAAACGATGGTGTACCTCGGCGGCGGCAAGCTGGTTGAGGTTGGCTACGCTAACGAAGGGCGGGCCGAGCACATCGAAGACGCGATCGGCGACAGAACCGCGGCGATTCTATATGTGAAATCGCACCACGCCGTGCAGAAGAACATGATCTCCGTCGAAGAGGCGTGGGAGGTCGCGAAACGGAATCAAATACCGATGATCGTCGACGCGGCGGCGGAGGAGGATCTGCAAAAATACGTGAAGTTCTCCGACCTGGCCATTTACAGCGGCTCCAAGGCGATCGAGGGCCCGACCTCCGGTATCGTTGCCGGAAAACGCACGTACATCGAATGGGTGAAGGTACAGCTGCACGGCATTGGTCGGAGCATGAAGGTGGGCAAGGAAACGACCTTTGGTCTGCTGCAAGCTCTGGACGAATACGCCGTCAAACCAGACAACAGCGAGCGCGAGAAAGAGGCTTTGCAGACCTTGATGCCGCTGAGTGAGCTCCCGGGAATCCGGGTCTCCATCGTGCAGGACGAAGCCGGGCGAGCGATTTACCGGGCCCGGGTGCAGGTCGACCCGCAGCAAGCCGGAATGACGGCGAAGGAGATGGTACATGCGCTGCAAACCGGCGAAATTGCCATTTACACCCGGGATTATGGAGTTAGACAAGGGTATTTTGATATCGATCCACGCCCGCTGATGGGGGACGATATCCAGATCATTGCCGCAAAAATTCGCGAATTGGCAGGAGGACGTTAA
- a CDS encoding sugar kinase: MPNRRIAAFGEVMMRLQVPGYETLAQADTLKYSFSGTGVNVVSALSRYGHVGALVTRLPDNPLGDAAVAYLRKLGIDTAHVVRGGKYVGMYFLENGFGVRPSRVTYSNRLDSSFNTAPEGTYDFENIAASMEAIHFDGITLAMNDGVRSHMKALAEAVKRQGGKVIFDCNYRPSLWGEGGYAQAKPHYEAMLRLADIVMMNEKDALLTLGMATDQQDREEQLKELIPAVAANYGISVIAGTHRQIHRNNTHSLRGFLYKGERFAFSDQLTFSVYDRIGAGDAFASGIIHGELEGFALEKTVRFAAAAGMLAHTVPGDTPMATEAEILRAMEQSAAGDVER; this comes from the coding sequence ATGCCTAACCGCCGCATAGCAGCCTTCGGTGAAGTGATGATGCGTCTGCAGGTCCCGGGGTACGAGACGTTAGCGCAGGCGGATACGTTGAAGTATTCTTTTTCAGGTACCGGAGTAAATGTGGTGTCGGCCTTATCCCGCTATGGGCATGTTGGTGCACTGGTTACGCGGTTGCCGGATAATCCGCTGGGCGATGCCGCCGTCGCCTATCTACGCAAGCTGGGCATTGACACCGCCCACGTTGTCCGGGGAGGCAAGTACGTAGGCATGTACTTTTTGGAGAACGGCTTTGGTGTGCGTCCCAGCCGCGTCACATACTCGAACCGGTTGGACAGTAGCTTTAACACCGCGCCGGAAGGAACCTACGATTTCGAAAACATCGCCGCCAGCATGGAGGCGATCCATTTCGACGGGATTACGCTGGCAATGAACGACGGCGTACGATCCCACATGAAGGCGCTCGCCGAAGCGGTTAAGCGGCAGGGGGGCAAGGTGATTTTTGATTGCAACTACCGGCCGTCCCTTTGGGGAGAAGGCGGATATGCCCAGGCGAAACCGCATTATGAAGCGATGCTGCGGTTGGCGGACATCGTGATGATGAATGAAAAGGATGCACTGCTGACCTTGGGAATGGCCACGGACCAACAGGACCGGGAGGAGCAGCTGAAGGAGCTGATTCCGGCCGTGGCAGCAAACTATGGCATTTCCGTAATTGCCGGAACGCACCGCCAAATCCACCGCAACAATACGCATTCGCTGCGCGGATTTCTGTACAAGGGGGAACGTTTTGCGTTCTCTGATCAGCTCACGTTCTCCGTCTATGATAGAATAGGGGCAGGAGACGCTTTTGCGAGCGGGATTATCCATGGGGAGTTGGAGGGCTTTGCCCTGGAGAAGACTGTCCGGTTTGCGGCGGCAGCGGGCATGCTGGCCCATACCGTGCCGGGCGATACCCCGATGGCGACGGAGGCCGAAATCCTTCGGGCGATGGAGCAATCCGCCGCTGGCGATGTGGAAAGGTAG
- a CDS encoding holin, with amino-acid sequence MQNEILTNVLAFASVLSVFVLALVQLVKTTFNLPKNLIPFIGVIIGVLVGAAAYPFTEMELVLRLWAGGLAGLSATGLFELGNNRQGRTKDK; translated from the coding sequence ATGCAAAACGAGATTTTAACCAATGTATTGGCGTTTGCCTCGGTCTTGTCCGTATTTGTATTAGCTTTGGTGCAACTCGTGAAAACGACCTTCAACCTGCCCAAAAATCTAATCCCTTTCATCGGCGTGATTATCGGCGTACTGGTCGGAGCAGCGGCGTACCCATTTACGGAAATGGAGCTGGTGCTGCGACTCTGGGCGGGCGGTTTGGCGGGTTTGTCGGCCACCGGATTGTTTGAACTCGGGAACAATCGCCAGGGAAGAACGAAGGACAAATGA